Proteins encoded together in one Sander lucioperca isolate FBNREF2018 chromosome 17, SLUC_FBN_1.2, whole genome shotgun sequence window:
- the LOC116053083 gene encoding uncharacterized threonine-rich GPI-anchored glycoprotein PJ4664.02-like isoform X1: MIIRVEDRHNRKRGERVKERLCVGSRLYTVCVSVGIYLLSLCGETHTFTMLLSLLLLLLLPPICSAQATSFYGTVMTYYPKNTYADGSVTVVLRYKLSFSTCQENASWTCGSGDCGNESSLVLNIVDQESSGEWCQREGIMTRQVPSNAPFQLVLDGNSWIDNVQNISGWRAETLVELRNRSDIGRANTSPQTTILPDLRVPSNCQRDFSLLAFDPDGDEVRCRFGDVTISSCTLSFIPVANSFEGAYVQQLVMEDFPRQNITLTQTNGSQAIITPNEAISTIPVQFVVRVDPEVSSCTEGLYLPKFLPPTPANGAQLYTSVNQTLEINISAEANVSIISELLFSGPHNIVQTTSGTGQYTLRWTPSKQEDGESHPICFVVQAVSNSTKYQSELRSVIVSVATILPTTTPVVATNITIPTTQNTTITVTMPTTTTIQTTTTNPPTTTPLTTTMITTVTTPLTTTTITTPPTTTTQTTTTSPPTTTLITTSTITMPTTTTPQTTTTSPPTTTPLTTSTITMPTTTTSQTTTTSPPTTTPLTTSTITMQTTTTSQTTTTSPPTTTPLTTSTITMPTTTTSQTTITIPATTPLTSTSTTPTTASPLPVTTPEDTTAVTNISNSFVVILRMKLSSPFPLSEDYIRSTVIQQIRDELVRHGMPLNVIVRLLSSVQL, encoded by the exons ATGATAATCCGTGTGGAAGACAGGCACAATAGAAAAAGGGGAGAAAGGGTGAAGGAGAGGCTGTGTGTTGGAAGTaggctatatacagtatgtgttagtGTTGGTATTTATTTACTGTCTTTGTGTGGAGAGACTCACACATTCACTATGttgctctctctgctgctgctgctgctgctgccgccgaTCTGCAGCGCCCAGGCTACTAGTTTTTATGGGACAGTGATGACTTACTACCCAAAAAACACTTACGCAGATGGATCTGTCACG GTGGTCCTACGCTATAAGCTAAGCTTCAGCACTTGCCAAGAGAATGCCTCGTGGACCTGCGGCAGTGGTGATTGTGGGAATGAGAGTTCTTTAGTGCTAAACATTGTGGACCAGGAGAGCAGTGGAGAGTGGTGTCAGAGAGAGGGAATCATGACTCGCCAGGTTCCTAGCAACGCTCCGTTTCAGCTGGT TTTGGACGGGAATTCCTGGATAGATAACGTACAAAACATCTCTGGGTGGAGGGCTGAGACTCTGGTGGAACTAAGGAACCGGTCGGACATCGGCCGAGCCAACACATCACCCCAGACCACCATCCTGCCAGATCTGAG agTTCCTTCAAACTGTCAGAGAGATTTCAGCCTGTTGGCGTTTGACCCTGACGGAGACGAGGTTAGATGCAGATTTGGGGACGTAACTATA TCCTCCTGTACTCTGTCATTCATCCCCGTAGCTAACAGTTTTGAAGGTGCATACGTCCAACAGCTGGTGATGGAGGATTTTCCCAGGCAGAATATCACCCTGACTCAAACCAACGGGTCGCAAGCGATCATAACTCCCAACGAAGCTATCAGTACAATACCtgtccagtttgttgtcagAG TGGATCCTGAAGTGTCATCTTGCACAGAGGGACTCTATCTGCCCAAATTCCTGCCTCCAACCCCAGCTAACGGAGCTCAGCTGTACACCTCTGTCAATCAGACCTTGGAAATCAACATCAGTGCAGAGGCAAATGTCTCCAT AATATCTGAGCTGCTGTTCAGCGGGCCTCACAACATAGTCCAGACTACATCAGGAACAGGACAGTACACCCTGAGATGGACGCCATCTAAACAAGAAGATGGAGAAAGCCACCCGATCTGCTTTGTTGTCCAAGCAGTTTCCAA TTCCACCAAGTATCAGTCTGAGCTTcgatctgtcattgtcagtgttG CAACCATTCTTCCAACTACTACACCAGTAGTAGCAACCAACATCACTATACCaaccacacaaaacacaaccatTACAGTCACTATGCCAACTACAACAACCATACAGACAACGACCACGAATCCCCCAACAACTACCCCATTAACCACAACAATGATCACAACAGTAACTACCCCATTGACCACAACAACCATCACTACGCCACCTACAACAACTacacaaacaacaaccacaagTCCCCCAACAACTACTTTAATAACCACATCAACCATCACTATGCCAACTACAACAACCCcacaaacaacaaccacaagTCCCCCAACAACTACCCCACTGACCACATCAACCATCACTATGCCAACTACAACAACCTCACAAACTACAACCACAAGTCCCCCAACAACTACCCCACTGACCACATCAACCATCACTATGCAAACTACAACAACCTcacaaacaacaaccacaagTCCCCCAACAACTACCCCACTGACCACATCAACCATCACTATGCCAACTACAACAACCTCACAAACTACAATCACCATTCCTGCAACTACCCCATTAACATCAACCAGCACTACGCCAACTACAGCAAGTCCACTACCAGTTACTACACCTGAAGACACAACAGCTGTAACCAACATCTCAAACTCAT TTGTTGTTATTTTGAGAATGAAGCTTTCCTCTCCATTTCCACTGTCTGAAGACTACATCAGGAGTACCGTCATACAACAG aTCAGAGATGAACTGGTGAGACATGGAATGCCTTTAAATGTGATTGTACGCCTTCTGAGTAGTGTGCAACTGTAA
- the LOC116053087 gene encoding type-2 ice-structuring protein-like gives MKMLIVSLLVCAMMALTRAAAVPETEPGNNTGLLVHEGKSHIVNSSSSCPSGWSGYNGRCFLYVPTAMTWADAEKNCLYHGGNLASVHSFDEHHVIQSMILRITQMYPLTWLGGSDAQQEGSWFWSDGTAFMFNFWSPGQPDNGGYAHCLLMNYGDLKKFDDQPCNLRMPFVCAKRLF, from the exons ATGAAGATGCTGATTGTGTCTCTACTGGTCTGTGCCATGATGGCTCTGACCAGAGCTGCTG CTGTTCCAGAAACAGAGCCGGGTAATAACACAGGACTACTCGTTCATGAAG GGAAAAGTCACATCGTCAATAGCTCTTCATCTTGTCCAAGTGGTTGGTCTGGCTACAACGGTCGCTGTTTCCTCTACGTTCCAACAGCCATGACTTGGGCGGATGCTGAG AAAAACTGTCTGTACCATGGTGGAAACCTCGCATCAGTGCACAGCTTCGATGAGCATCATGTGATTCAGAGTATGATACTGCGGATCACTCAAATGTATCCACTCACATGGCTTGGAGGCTCCGATGCACAACAG GAGGGTTCCTGGTTCTGGAGTGATGGTACAGCTTTTATGTTCAACTTCTGGTCCCCAGGACAGCCTGATAATGGAGGCTATGCACACTGTCTGTTGATGAACTATGGAG ATCTGAAGAAATTTGACGATCAGCCTTGCAATTTACGCATGCCGTTTGTCTGTGCTAAAAGATTATTTTAA
- the LOC116053083 gene encoding mucin-5AC-like isoform X4, with protein sequence MIIRVEDRHNRKRGERVKERLCVGSRLYTVCVSVGIYLLSLCGETHTFTMLLSLLLLLLLPPICSAQATSFYGTVMTYYPKNTYADGSVTVVLRYKLSFSTCQENASWTCGSGDCGNESSLVLNIVDQESSGEWCQREGIMTRQVPSNAPFQLVLDGNSWIDNVQNISGWRAETLVELRNRSDIGRANTSPQTTILPDLRVPSNCQRDFSLLAFDPDGDEVRCRFGDVTISSCTLSFIPVANSFEGAYVQQLVMEDFPRQNITLTQTNGSQAIITPNEAISTIPVQFVVRVDPEVSSCTEGLYLPKFLPPTPANGAQLYTSVNQTLEINISAEANVSIISELLFSGPHNIVQTTSGTGQYTLRWTPSKQEDGESHPICFVVQAVSNSTKYQSELRSVIVSVATILPTTTPVVATNITIPTTQNTTITITMPTTTTPQTTTTSPPTTTPLTTSTITMPTTTTSQTTTTSPPTTTPLTTSTITMQTTTTSQTTTTSPPTTTPLTTSTITMPTTTTSQTTITIPATTPLTSTSTTPTTASPLPVTTPEDTTAVTNISNSFVVILRMKLSSPFPLSEDYIRSTVIQQIRDELVRHGMPLNVIVRLLSSVQL encoded by the exons ATGATAATCCGTGTGGAAGACAGGCACAATAGAAAAAGGGGAGAAAGGGTGAAGGAGAGGCTGTGTGTTGGAAGTaggctatatacagtatgtgttagtGTTGGTATTTATTTACTGTCTTTGTGTGGAGAGACTCACACATTCACTATGttgctctctctgctgctgctgctgctgctgccgccgaTCTGCAGCGCCCAGGCTACTAGTTTTTATGGGACAGTGATGACTTACTACCCAAAAAACACTTACGCAGATGGATCTGTCACG GTGGTCCTACGCTATAAGCTAAGCTTCAGCACTTGCCAAGAGAATGCCTCGTGGACCTGCGGCAGTGGTGATTGTGGGAATGAGAGTTCTTTAGTGCTAAACATTGTGGACCAGGAGAGCAGTGGAGAGTGGTGTCAGAGAGAGGGAATCATGACTCGCCAGGTTCCTAGCAACGCTCCGTTTCAGCTGGT TTTGGACGGGAATTCCTGGATAGATAACGTACAAAACATCTCTGGGTGGAGGGCTGAGACTCTGGTGGAACTAAGGAACCGGTCGGACATCGGCCGAGCCAACACATCACCCCAGACCACCATCCTGCCAGATCTGAG agTTCCTTCAAACTGTCAGAGAGATTTCAGCCTGTTGGCGTTTGACCCTGACGGAGACGAGGTTAGATGCAGATTTGGGGACGTAACTATA TCCTCCTGTACTCTGTCATTCATCCCCGTAGCTAACAGTTTTGAAGGTGCATACGTCCAACAGCTGGTGATGGAGGATTTTCCCAGGCAGAATATCACCCTGACTCAAACCAACGGGTCGCAAGCGATCATAACTCCCAACGAAGCTATCAGTACAATACCtgtccagtttgttgtcagAG TGGATCCTGAAGTGTCATCTTGCACAGAGGGACTCTATCTGCCCAAATTCCTGCCTCCAACCCCAGCTAACGGAGCTCAGCTGTACACCTCTGTCAATCAGACCTTGGAAATCAACATCAGTGCAGAGGCAAATGTCTCCAT AATATCTGAGCTGCTGTTCAGCGGGCCTCACAACATAGTCCAGACTACATCAGGAACAGGACAGTACACCCTGAGATGGACGCCATCTAAACAAGAAGATGGAGAAAGCCACCCGATCTGCTTTGTTGTCCAAGCAGTTTCCAA TTCCACCAAGTATCAGTCTGAGCTTcgatctgtcattgtcagtgttG CAACCATTCTTCCAACTACTACACCAGTAGTAGCAACCAACATCACTATACCaaccacacaaaacacaaccatTACA ATCACTATGCCAACTACAACAACCCcacaaacaacaaccacaagTCCCCCAACAACTACCCCACTGACCACATCAACCATCACTATGCCAACTACAACAACCTCACAAACTACAACCACAAGTCCCCCAACAACTACCCCACTGACCACATCAACCATCACTATGCAAACTACAACAACCTcacaaacaacaaccacaagTCCCCCAACAACTACCCCACTGACCACATCAACCATCACTATGCCAACTACAACAACCTCACAAACTACAATCACCATTCCTGCAACTACCCCATTAACATCAACCAGCACTACGCCAACTACAGCAAGTCCACTACCAGTTACTACACCTGAAGACACAACAGCTGTAACCAACATCTCAAACTCAT TTGTTGTTATTTTGAGAATGAAGCTTTCCTCTCCATTTCCACTGTCTGAAGACTACATCAGGAGTACCGTCATACAACAG aTCAGAGATGAACTGGTGAGACATGGAATGCCTTTAAATGTGATTGTACGCCTTCTGAGTAGTGTGCAACTGTAA